The genome window TATTGATGAACTATGCAGATTAAGATGAATGAGGCGGAATTCACTGTGGAGGAACAACTCAAGTTTATGGGTGCACAATCGGTAAGATAAAACTGCTTAAttgtaagtttttttttctttctgataaGCTTGACAAATCATGCTTGTCATGCATCCTCCTatattttcattttgctttactTTTGATAACAACTCTATTGAATTCGCTTATAATTGATTCTTTTTTCCATAGAGGTTTTTCTTTAAAAACTTTCCACACTGATTCATATAGTGTAGGACAGTATAATAGACTTACAGACACCACAAACTTTTAACTATTTTACATAACTGGATAGCTTAAGATAAATACAGAATTTGACTTGTAACATATACTTGATTCATAGACTCATATCCACATGATTTAAACTATAAAGAAAACTAGTTTTTTCCATCCCATTGCACGTGATTCCTTCTCCACAAGCTTTAATTTTATGTTAGTGAAAGATCTTGGGCTATTTACTTGTCATGCATCCTCCTatattttcattttgctttactTTTGATAACAACTCTATTGAATTCGCTTATATTTGATTCTTTTTTCCATAGAGGTTTTTCTTTAAAAACTTTCCACACTGATTCATATAGTGTAGGACAGTATAATAGACTTACAGACACCACAAACTTTTAACTATTTTACATAACTGGATAGCTTAAGATAAATACAGAATTTGACTTGTAACATATACTTGATTCATAGACTCATATCCACATGATTTAAACTATAAAGAAAACTAGTTTTTTCCGTCCCATTGCACGTGATTCCTTCTCCACAAGCTTTAATTTTATGTTAGTGAAAGATCTTGGGCTATTTACTTTTAAAGGAAAAAGGATAATTAAAATACAAATCTAGAAAAACAATCACCATTGAAAGACAGGAACGGACAGAATGAGCAAGTGGTTGTTGGGATCAACACTATTTTTCATTACCTGTTTCTGGTGATGCATCTGGTGGAAGACGAAATGGCGTATTTAGTTGTTGATACAATAAAACaaacagaaagaaaaggaagaaaaacttgcAATATGACGTTTAATAAACTAGAAAAATGTTATGAAAAAGTTTCTAGTAACATATTGTGCTGGGTTGAGAAACAAAGGGATGGCTAATCGCTATATGGATGTTAATTTTTATAACTACATAGTTAATACATTTGTACTTCAATATCttagaagaaagaaaaatattacaaagaattaaaataagaaagagtcaTCAACTTCAGAATTTCAAGTTATCTAACATCTTTCTCCTTGTTTTAATTATTAAGCTAATGAATTTTCTAAACCACAAGACCTTAGAAATGGATCAAGCAGATGAATGCGTAGATAAATAGATCGATCCAAAAGAGTAATCCAACTAATACTATGACACCAGCATTCTATCTTGCTCTTGCACTTGGTGCCACAACCCAAGATATTTCATATTCCAGTAACTTTAATGCATCCCAAAATCCTCATCTTTGTGATACTATTTTATAAGATATTCCTTTCAAACAACatctaattataatattgtaGCTCTTACAATTGACTTCTAGCTAAGGTTTGCAATACTGTCCAGTACAGTAGATATTTACCATCCAACAATCTACTGGTACGTGAAACAGGGTAAATCGGATGATATATCTGGTCCAGGACCTTTGCCACCCAGTACACATCTTATACTCGATACAGGGCAGTATAAGCCTGTTACCAGGcagtttcttttgtttttgtcttttaaagcttcttttcattattttttcaAAACTCAATATGCACTAGCATCCCAATACTCAATACACCAGTATGGACTAGTATTGAACCTGTTTAAGCCATGTCTGATACATGAAATTGTGAACCTTGCTTACAACAAATTTTCTTCAATCAAAGAGTCACTCAATTAACAATGCTTTATGAGCTATATGTATGAAAATTGTAACTTTCTAAATTGTACAAAATatgttttcaagaaaacatattaGCAGTATATTAATTATTGTGTCTGCATCTTGTGTCTCAACTTATGAAACAATTTATCACAATAGTGATTGATCAACAATGAACTTATGCAatccatgtcattagttcataagTAAAAACAATGATTAGATAGCAGGTTAACAGCTAGTAATTTTAGATAGATGGCAGGTAAAAGACTAAATATtgtgcaaaaaaaataaaaataaaaataaaaaaattcacacATCTGCATGGCATACCACTAATCCTAAGAGGACACATAGCATCTTACCTCAAATAGAGCATTTGAATATGATGCAAGTTTGATGCTACTACTGAACTTCTACAAGTTGATGCCTGTGTAAAATGAGCTTTCTCATCTACAAATCAAAACACAAAACtaccaaagaaaagaaagaaaaatatgaaTCAACTAGTATTATACCTTTATTTGCTTTTCTTCAGAACTTTGCTGAATTGTTACTTTTGATATAACAACCAATGGCATCAATACATCCAAATTACCCTCTTCAAAAATAAGAAGATTGAGAATCACCATCATCATAATAATGCAACTATTCCACAAAAACCCAAGCCTTCTTCTGAAACTATGATATAATAAGCTTGCAAAATGTGCCAACATCAGATTTGACTCATGTTTTGCAGAATTTGATCCAATAACATCCAGCAGAATTCTCTTAACAAGTTGATTCAATTCATATTTCCCAAAACAACTGATAATGCCCGCTATAAAATTATATTCCCTGCAAGCAACCTTATTACCCAATGCTTCAGAGCCACCTACACACCCTTTCTGTCTCAAGTTCCATATGATTTGCAAGAGTGATGAACTCATTAACTTCAATACAGCAGCAAAACAATACATCTCTTGCGAAATTTTGCTTTCATTTTCATGTTTTGTGTCTTCCACATTTTCTTCTGAAAGAATATTTATCACTATATATTGTAAAATTAAACAAGCTTCATCCCTGAAAATGTCATCTAAAATATGACTATTctctttgatgaatgcaaaagatTTATTTGCAATATCTGCTTTTGTTTCAGAAAGAAAATCCTGAGAGTTTAAGCAACAGAATTCAAACAAAGAGTCCATCTGATGTTGAAGTTTATAGTAGGTCATGGGTtggatacaagaatcaaaagataatTTCTTGTCATGATAACATGGCTGAACATGCTCTCCATTTATATTACTGACAAGTCCTATTCTTGAAATGTGACCTATATAAACATTGACAGAAAGTTCAAATGCTAAGATGTGGGAATTCATCAGTTCCTCATTCAACCCCCTATCAACTTTAGGCCTCTGTATGCTGATGCATTTGGAAGCCCACAAAAGCAGATGTGCTTCAAGCATACATGGTATGAAGAACATGTTGCGGAAACCTAGCAATGTCAACATTGTGCTCAGGCATATTTCAGATACATCATTCTCAACCTCATTGGCCCAAGACAGTGAGTTAATAAATCCATTGAATGTCCACTCATCATTAGTTGATAGAAGGAAATGACTGGAAATAATCTCTTGAATAGCATATATATCGCCGTAACTGCCATGAGATACAAAAAGCTTCTGTTCTGTGACGGAAACATTATCTGTCATTGTAAAATGTTTTCTCATTTGGCAGTTCTTCAGAAATTCATCAATAAACACCTGGGAGTGACTGACCATAAGTATTTCAAATATGCAAGAGTATTAAAATGCAAGCACATAAACATACTAGAAAACACACACATCTATCCAGATCAATAAATTGGAAAATAGTGTATACCAGAATGGAATAAAACATGTAAAAATATTGCAATTCTTAGAGGAATGAGCACCATAACCCAAATAATAAGTCAGAAGAAAAGGAAATATAGTTAATGCATATTTCACTATTTTGCTATTTCATGAGATGCGGCATGCTTTTAAATGTACATTTCAAAGCACAATTGATCATGTGGACCAAGTTACATAGTGGCTGGCCGAAGCATGAAATCTACAAACAAAGTTAGGAGATGGAACTAGCACATTAGTAAAAAAATCAGAATATTCTCAGATTTACCTAACAACAACGGAATCTCAAAATAAACAAAGGTCCATCTATCACTTGTCAACATTAATTTTGTGATTTTTCCCATTTGCAAAAATTGGTTCTTGACAATTATATATTTGGTAGCAACATTATCATCATCCTGAAGTTTTAAGTTTTGAGATATCAAATCAATCTAATAAGGTCTTGCAGCTCTTTATCTCAAGGTCTAGGTCATCAACACAATTGTATCTATAAAGGTCAAGACTAAGGGAGGGATCTTGAGCATGAACTCCATTATGTAAAAGTTAACCCCCAAGTGATAGAGAGTGACTATTGATGTTAGACTCAGGTTTCTAAAGTTTAGCAAACTTCAAAATAACTTTTGTCATGCCAAACTATTGTTAACGTCATAAGGTCTCTGAGAAGTAAAATCAAGTTTGAGCTCTGAATGCTTACAAAGGATTAGTGTTCTACAGCATCATTGTCTAAGGTCATGTTTGTTGACAGAGCACGAAATATCTGTTACGAATCTTCATTAGCATTCACGGATCTATCATGTCGACTAGATTACCACAAAGTACGAACAAGTAAGTTCTCTTGTATCTAAATATTATCCTTTTTTCCCTTGTTGAGTGAACACTGTGGATACTATTAACAAAAGTTGACAACCATAGGAAA of Musa acuminata AAA Group cultivar baxijiao chromosome BXJ1-7, Cavendish_Baxijiao_AAA, whole genome shotgun sequence contains these proteins:
- the LOC103991126 gene encoding uncharacterized protein LOC103991126; translated protein: MFLRPLYELLLRLSPYESPCRRDGRRFGDSAASEFVSNRWLETGREFADLTYLSNLFFRELEEKFERLFSDVGHPVPSTFTDSYQEGLVLLLRCCMVMLHFLEFDLSLVVEKCKILLSILRRLCVPNLPFALCSCKLHPEADNIISGVTSLAPHRCPSDLIGINGPNEGARRPMLSFFRRILEVFIDEFLKNCQMRKHFTMTDNVSVTEQKLFVSHGSYGDIYAIQEIISSHFLLSTNDEWTFNGFINSLSWANEVENDVSEICLSTMLTLLGFRNMFFIPCMLEAHLLLWASKCISIQRPKVDRGLNEELMNSHILAFELSVNVYIGHISRIGLVSNINGEHVQPCYHDKKLSFDSCIQPMTYYKLQHQMDSLFEFCCLNSQDFLSETKADIANKSFAFIKENSHILDDIFRDEACLILQYIVINILSEENVEDTKHENESKISQEMYCFAAVLKLMSSSLLQIIWNLRQKGCVGGSEALGNKVACREYNFIAGIISCFGKYELNQLVKRILLDVIGSNSAKHESNLMLAHFASLLYHSFRRRLGFLWNSCIIMMMVILNLLIFEEGNLDVLMPLVVISKVTIQQSSEEKQIKASTCRSSVVASNLHHIQMLYLRKNHTTEIHEDQSTKCLTSIEDAKCNSYISGANTCNGETFIQSLPGNQKDPSEWADLVDFIEGTHGKDYSGWLRHRKRFRVWQHEKRLVMKGHKKEVVAARRLRSKRAK